A portion of the Lolium rigidum isolate FL_2022 chromosome 1, APGP_CSIRO_Lrig_0.1, whole genome shotgun sequence genome contains these proteins:
- the LOC124682818 gene encoding probable E3 ubiquitin-protein ligase XBOS35 — protein sequence MGLLGMMGDSFGCSATGERLVSAARDGDIQEARALLELNPRLARYSTFGIRNSPLHYSAAKGHHEIVSLLIESGVDINLRNCRGQTALMQACLYGHWKVVQILVLFKANIHKKDCFSGATAIHFAALKGHTRCIRLLVADYVPSVPDFWNSMHVTPTDETNKEAFDGGNLRRLVNAKSDGGVSALHLAALHGHAESLQLLLDLGASISEITVNDGSTIDLIGSGSTPLHYAACGGSVVCCQLLIAAGADMGVENANGLTPLMVARSWHKTSAEGILSKHPEGRVRILPSPYLSLPLMSIVKIARECGWRKTSVSSTCHDPCVICLEMECTVAAEGCGHEFCTKCALYLCSTTSSSTSIRGVPGSISCPLCRHTIVSFVKLTSTTPIKELPWTSSSLALCAAGTGTASKCTSSLHRHSDMRRIRSSSVHLGCSSFRSGKLSSIKMNCAGLDETMPCLVSCLRPDARRSSSYRERISRYSEFS from the exons ATGGGTCTCTTAGGTATGATGGGTGACTCATTTGGTTGCTCAGCTACCGGCGAGCGGCTCGTTTCTGCGGCAAGGGATGGAGATATCCAGGAGGCTAGGGCCCTATTGGAGCTTAACCCCCGGCTTGCACGATACTCGACATTCGGGATCCGAAATTCGCCTCTCCATTACTCGGCGGCGAAGGGCCACCATGAG ATTGTTTCCCTTCTAATTGAATCTGGTGTTGATATCAACCTTAGGAATTGCAGAGGACAG ACTGCTCTGATGCAAGCTTGTCTATATGGTCACTGGAAAGTTGTACAGATCCTAGTTCTTTTTAAAGCTAAT attcaCAAAAAAGATTGTTTTAGTGGCGCAACAGCAATTCATTTTGCCGCCCTGAAAGGTCATACTCGGTGCATCCGGCTTCTTGTGGCTGATTACGTGCCTAGTGTGCCAGATTTTTGGAATAGTATGCACGTCACACCCACAGATGAAACAAATAAGGAAGCTTTTGACGGAGG AAATCTTCGGAGACTAGTTAATGCAAAGTCAGATGGAGGTGTCAGCGCTCTTCACTTGGCAGCTCTTCACGGGCATGCTGAGAGCTTGCAACTGCTATTAGACCTTGGAGCCTCTATCTCTGAGATCACAGTCAACGATGGTTCAACTATTGATCTCATAG GTTCAGGAAGCACACCCCTTCACTATGCAGCGTGTGGTGGAAGTGTTGTATGCTGCCAA CTTCTCATTGCAGCAGGAGCGGACATGGGAGTTGAAAATGCTAACGG GTTGACTCCTTTGATGGTGGCTCGTTCATGGCACAAAACCAGTGCTGAAGGCATCCTTAGCAAACATCCGGAAGGGAGAGTACGCATTCTTCCGTCACCTTATCTGTCCCTTCCACTGATGAGCATTGTCAAAATTGCTCG GGAATGTGGATGGAGAAAAACCTCTGTCTCATCAACTTGCCATGATCCATGTGTCATATGCTTGGAGATGGAATGTACGGTAGCTGCAGAAG GTTGTGGCCACGAGTTCTGCACCAAATGTGCTCTCTATTTGTGCTCCACCACTAGCAGCTCGACATCAATCCGCGGCGTGCCTGGCTCCATATCTTGCCCTTTGTGCAGGCACACAATAGTCTCGTTCGTAAAGCTCACGAGCACCACCCCAATAAAGGAGCTTCCATGGACAAGCTCATCATTAGCTCTATGTGCGGCAGGAACAGGCACCGCCTCCAAGTGCACTAGCTctttgcaccgccattctgacatGCGCCGCATACGCTCCTCCTCAGTGCACCTGGGATGCTCCTCTTTTAGATCCGGTAAATTGTCATCCATCAAGATGAATTGTGCAGGGCTTGACGAGACGATGCCCTGCCTCGTCAGCTGTCTTCGGCCGGATGCGCGACGATCGTCTTCGTATAGGGAAAGAATCAGTAGATATTCAGAGTTTTCATAG